The DNA window CGCTCGTCTGCGTTCAGATAAGGCTCCAGGGTCTGCAAACGCTCCGCTTGGGTTTCGGCACGAACGGCACTGACAACGAGTCGGTGATAGTCGGATAGGCGCTTGGGCGGAAGCAGATAGCGCGATCGCGCGCAAACCTCGTAGACGGCATCGCCCAAATACGCCAACACGGCCGGCGACAAACGCTGGGCAGCGAGAGCGCTAGTGGGGTCGGTGTCGAACCCCGCACGCAAGCAGTCGAGTTGCACGCTCAAAAATTCGCGCGCGTCGCCATCAGTTGGCAACGCCCTGGAGGAAACTACATCTGGCGTAGCATCGTCGCGAGCTGCCGCTGACATGGGGACCCCCCTAACGAACCCGCCAGCGGGAGTTTGCCGACGACCCAAACGCTTCCGATAGTAGCATTGCTCCCTAGCAGGCAGATTTGGGTATTTGCCAGCCCGACAGATGAGCAACTACTGGGTCTCAGCCTGGGCGATCGCGTCTTCGAGCGTCGGTTTTAGGGATAAGAACTTCTCCAAGCGCACGAGCTTAACCGTCTGTGTCACGCGGGCGTTGGTTACAACTTGGAGAGAGCCACCGGCTGTTTGAGCGAGTTTGACGAGCTGTACAAGCGCGCCCAGTCCGGAGCTATCGATGAAGTCAATCTGCGCGAGTACGAGAATGACGTGTTTCGGCGCGTTTTCTTCTTCAATGAAGGTGCCAATAGTCTTGCGCAGGGCCGGCTCGGAAAAGGCATCGAGCAAGCCGGTCAAGCGAAAAATTTGTATGTTGTCCTTGACTTCGCGCGTGCCTCTGAGGCTGACAGTCAGGGTGAGCGGTTCAGGAATGGCTCCCTCCTCCGGCGTTGGCAGTGCCGGTCGGTATTGCGAAACCGTATTCTAGCTCATCGCGCGGTCGCAGAGGACGATAGGTTTTCAGCCGTGCGATCGCGCATCATACTGACGAATTGTGCGAACAAATAATCGGCATCGTGGGGACCGGGACTGGCTTCGGGGTGGTACTGCACCGAGAAAATTGGCAAGGTTTTGTGGCGCAGGCCGGCCACCGTGCGATCGTTCAAGTTGAGGTGAGTGATCTCGACGTCGGGCCCGAGCGACTCTTCGCGTAAAGCAAAACCGTGATTCTGGCTGGTGATTTCCACGTGCTGGCTCAACCCACAGGGCTGGTTGAGACCGCGATGCCCGAATTTGAGCTTAAAGGTTTCGCCGCCAAGGGATAGCCCGACAATCTGGTGCCCCATACAGATCCCGAAAATCGGCTTGTCGGCTGCCAATAGAGCGCGCGTGGTAGCAATGCCGTCGCCGACGACGGCTGGGTCGCCCGGACCGTTGGACAGGAAGATCCCGTCGGGTTCGTATTTGAGAATGTCCTCAGGTGGAGTGCCGGCCGGCACCACGATAACGCGGCATCCGTAGCTCGCCAGGCGACGCAGGATATTGCGCTTGACGCCGAAGTCGATCGCGACGACCGTCAGGGGCGACCCGCCGCCGACAGCATCGGTCGGGCGATATTCCCAGATGCCATCCGTCGGGTCGGACCATTCGTAGATGTCTTTCGTCGTTACTTCGTTGACGAGGTTGAGCCCTTCCATACAGGGAGCGGCTTGCACTTTGCGCAGCAATTCGTCGGCATCGAGCACGGTGTTAGAGATCGCGCCGTTCATCGCACCGGAGGAGCGCAGGATGCGAGTAAGAGCGCGGGTGTCGATCCCGTAGATGCCTGGAATACTGTTCTCTTGGAGATATGCGTCGAGGGTGCGTTGCATTCGCCAGTTGCTGGGCGTGCGGCACAGGTTGCGGGCGACGACACCCCTGACATGGGGTTGCGCCGACTCTTCGTCTTCGTCGTTGACACCGGTATTACCTAGCTCGGGGTAAGTGAAGGTGATAATCTGACCGCGATAGCTGGGATCGGTGAGGACTTCCTGGTAGCCGGTCATGCCGGTGTTGAACACGACTTCGCCGATCGCCGTGCCGGTTGCGCCAAAGGCACGACCGCGGAATACCGTGCCGTCAGCGAGGACGAGAAGAGCGGGTTTTACGTCTGCAAGCGCCACAATTTCTGTTTGACTCCGTACCGAACGACCTTACGCCTGGGAGCGACTGCCCCGCCGGCGTGAGTTCGCTCCTTACTCTACCAGCTCCGTGCCAGCGCGCTGCCGCCGGCGTCAGGCTTTGATGACGCGCTTTTAGCAAGGCGATCGCCACGTCGGTAGCAAGTCTGTCGGAGCAAGTCTTAAGTGTTGTCTTGATTGCTTAGAAATTGCACGAGCGCCTGCAGTTTTTCCCATGCTGCCCCGCTTTTGAGAAGCTCGCGGGCGCGATCGCAGCCCTCCCGATGCGCGCCGAGGGTGACAACGCCACCCACTTGCAGGGCTAGCGACGCGTTTAATGCCACCACATCTTGCTGGGCTGCAGTGCCTTTGCCTTGCAGGACAGCGGTCAGAATTGCAGCGTTTTCCTCGACTTCACCACCGTGCAAAGCCCCAGTTGGTGCAGTTGCCAAGCCCAGTGCCTGTGGGTCGAGAACGGACAGAGCGATCTCGCCGCGATCGAGTACCGCCAGATCGGTCGCATCGGCCAGACCGGCTTCATCGAGGCGCTCGCGGCCGTGTAGCACGATCGCCCGCTCCATCCCCAACTCGCGCAAGGCTTGCGCCACTGTGTCGACGAGTCCCGAGTCGAACACTCCCAGCACTTGCCCGGTCGGGTGCAGCGGATTCACCAGCGGTCCGAGCAAATTAAATGCCGTACGCACCTTCAGGGTTTTCCGCAGCGGTACGACGGCTTTCATAGCTGGGTGCCAACCCGGTGCAAATAAAAATGTAATGCCGACTGCCGCGAGCGCCGCCCGCGCGGCATCTGGTGTCGCGGTTAAGTTGACCCCGAGAGATTCCAAGACATCTGCCGAGCCAACTTTGCTCGACGCGGAGCGGTTGCCGTGCTTGGCAACCTCGATCCCGGCCGCTGCCGCCACGAACGCCACTGCCGTGGAAATGTTGAAGGTTCCGGCCCCGTCTCCACCCGTCCCGCAGGTGTCGATGACCGGCGCGGTATGTGCGATCGCCTCTGCTTGCCTCGATTGAGCTTGCAGGACTTGGGCCATTCCTGCCAGTTCGAAGGCCGATACCCCTTTGGCTTGGATCGCAGCCAAAATTGCCCCAGACAGCACGGGCGGGATCGCTTCGTCGAGCCAGCCGCGCATCAGTTTTGCAGCCTGCTCGCGGGTTAGCGATTGGCGGTCGAGCAATTGTTGTAGCAGTCCGGACCAGTCCGTCGCGATCGCATCATCTTGCACCATTGGGTTCTTATCGCCAGTCTCGATGTCGTTAGTAGTTGTGTCGTCTGGGTTGACGACCTCGATTTTACCCGCGGGCAATCGTCCTTGGGTGGTCTTCCCAACTTCGGTATATCGGAAGACTACAAACCCTCGCGTCGATGCTCGACGCGAACGCCTGTATTTTCAATGATGCTGGCTCGTCCCAGCCATCGCTCCAGCTAGCGCCCTGCAGGCAGTCAGTTGATAAATCCGCTCAACACGACAAGCAAACCGCCAACAAGGGCCAGAATGGTTAGCACGAGGCCGGCATTTGGACTGCCCTGCCAAGAGTAGTTCTCGTCGCCGTTCTTTCGGTCTGCCACGGGAAGTACCTCCCCTTGCATTTCTGCTTTTTATGATGGCATTTGCTGGGCGGGGTGTAGCGCGATCGCGGCTAGTTTACGGCCACCGGACTACCTTGAACTACCAGCACCGAGCACGGTGCATTGTGCACAACGTAGTTGCTGACACTGCCGAGGAGCAGTTCGGCAACACCGCGCCGCCCGCGCCGCCCGATAACGATCAAATCGGCACCCCAGGTATCCGCGACATCCACAATCCAGTGGCCGGCTTCGCCCATGCGCCACTCGGCCGATACATTAATTACTCCGTTCTTCTCTGCCTCCTTGCGGAAGGACTGCAACCACTCCTCGGATTCAGCAACGCTGCGCTCGATGTGATCCTGCAACAGCTGCGAATTGATCAGTCCGCTTTGCCCGTAAAGCGTCCCGTATGTTCCAATACCATCTTCTCCAAAGGGGATCGTATTCAGCAGCATGAGTTCCGCCTCGTCAGACGCTGCGACGACTCGCGCGCGAGCAAACACCTCCTGACTCTCGGGCGAACGATCCAATGCAGCGAGAACTTTGTTGTATCCCATGACTGACATTTCTCCATCAACGTGCGATCAGTTGTTTTGGCTTCAATATTCAGTAACGACTGACGTGCATGCCATCGCGGCGCGGCGCGGCTCGCCCGCTACCCGAGTGTAGGGATCGGTGGGGGCGGTTGCGATCGCAATCGTTACCTCCAATTCCGTAGTAACACTGCAACATCGCCACACGGCGATCGCGATAGAAAACGCAACCTGCGCGCTTACTGCTGGCACGCAGTTGAGCGAGTATCCTTTGAGAAGGTAAATCGAGTGCGTTTTTCGCCCGAGCTCACCCTTTGCTTACCTGCCTTGTATGGAAGTCAGCGAACTCCTTTCTCGCTACGCCGCCGGACAGCGGAAATTTGCCAACGTCGATCTCAGCGGTCGCAATCTCTGGGGGGCAGATCTCGTCGACATCGTTCTCGAGGGTGCCAACCTGCAGGGCGCGTCGCTCACCTTTGCATACCTCACCGGAGCCGATTTCACCGGTGCTGATTTCACCGGTGCCGTCCTCGGCGGTGCCAATCTCAATCAGGCTTGCTTGCACGCAGCTTGCCTGCATAATGCCGACTTCCACGGTGCAAGTTTGGCGAAAGCCGATCTCGGCGATGCCAATCTCAGCCTAGCCAGCCTCCTGGATGCTAATCTCTGCGAAGCCGATCTGCGCGGCGCGAACTTGACGCGCGCAAACCTCAATGGTGCTTGCTTGCGCAGTGCCAACTTGCGCGAAGAGCAGCGCAAGATCGTCAAGCTGACGCACGCGACGCTCCGTAAAGCCGATCTTAGAGAGGCTAACTTACGCCATGCCGACCTCAGCGGCGTCGACTTGCGCGGTGCAAACGTGCAGGGAGGAAACTTGCGCGGTGCCGATCTCGCGGCGGCCGATCTGAGTTATGCCGACTTCAAGCGGGCTATGTGCGCGGATGCCAACTTCTATCGCGCGCAGATGCGCGGGAGCGACCTCGCAGCTGCCAATCTCGAACGGGCAGTATTATCGGGTGCCAATCTCAGCGGAGCAGATCTCCGCAACGCCATAGCTCGCGATGCCAAGTTTGACGATGCCAATCTATCGGAAGCTATTCTCGTTGCGGCAAAGCTCAACCGCGCCGACCTGCAGCGGGCGAATTTGTCCGAAGCCGACCTCCAAGAAGCAGTTCTCATCGAGGCCTACCTGGCCCGCACGCAGTTCAGAAACACCGATCTCACGGCCGCTAACTTCCTACGCGCTGAACTGAGCAGCGTCGATCTCACGGGCACGATCCTCAGCGAGACGACTATGCCCGACGGGACGGTGCAGTACTGAAGCCCGACTCCACTGTTCGATTTCGATGCAAGCGGGAGGGCGCGTGCAGACGGCTCGCGGAATGGTTAAATAACATTAAGAAAGTTTTCGCCCGCCTGCTTGCGGTGCGTCTCTCCGTCATTCGCGCCGATTCAATTCATCTTAAGAACTGGCTATGGTTGCACCGGAACAAGTCGATCGCATCGTTTGGAATCTACATCACGACCCGTTTGAGATTTTGGGACCCCACCTCGTTGATAGCGATGACAGCACGCGTGGGTGGGTCGTTCGTGCTTATCTTCCGCAAGCAGAAGCTGCTTGGGTGGTTCGTCCCGACGCGCGCCGCGAATACCCAATGCAGTCGGTGCATAACCCACACTTTTTTGAGTGCGAAATTCCCGTTCCCGACTTGGCGAATTATCAACTGCGCGTTAAGGAAGCCGAACGCGAGCGAGTCATCTACGATCCCTATGCGTTTCGGTCTCCAAAGCTATCGGAGTTCGACCTCCATCTATTTTCCGAAGGAAACCATCACCGCATCTACGAAAAACTCGGGGCGCATGTAACGACAATCGACGGTGTTTCCGGCGTTTACTTTGCCGTGTGGGCACCTAACGCGCGCAATGTTTCCGTTTTAGGGGACTTTAACTCTTGGGACGGGCGCAAGCACCAGATGCGCAAGCGCAACTTCAGCGTCTGGGAACTCTTTGTTCCGGACGCCACCTACGGTGCATCCTACAAGTACGAGATCAAAAACTGGGAAGGTCATATTTACGAAAAAACCGATCCCTACGGATTCCATCAGGAGGTTCGCCCCAAGACCGCATCCGTCGTTGCCGATCTCGAAGACTACTCATGGAACGATTCCGAGTGGCTGGAACAGCGCCGTCACACCGACCCGCTTTCGAAACCGGTCTCGGTATATGAGGTTCATTTGGGGTCTTGGCTGCATACCTCAATAGACGACCCCGTGCGATCGCTCAACGACAACGTTGCTCCCGTGCAGGTGTCGGATTACAAACCGGGAGCGCGTTTCCTCACGTACTACGAACTTGCCGACAAACTGATTCCCTACGTTAAAGAACTGGGCTTTACCCATGTGGAGCTGCTGCCGATCGCCGAGCACCCCTTTGACGGTTCTTGGGGCTACCAAGTAACGGGATATTACGCGCCCACCTCCCGTTTCGGCACGCCGCAAGACTTCATGTACTTTGTCGACAAGTGCCACGAAAATGGCATCGGCGTCATCGTCGACTGGGTACCCGGGCACTTCCCTAAGGACGGTCACGGTCTTGCCTTTTTCGATGGCACGCACCTGTACGAACATGGCGACCCCCGCAAGGGCGAGCACAAGGAATGGGGCACGCTGGTCTTCAACTACAGTCGCAACGAGGTGCGAAACTTCCTCGTTGCCAATGCGGTGTTTTGGTTTGACAAGTACCACATTGATGGCATTCGCGTCGATGCCGTAGCGTCGATGTTGTATCTGGACTACCAGCGCAAACAAGGTGAGTGGGTCGCTAACGAGTACGGCGGTCGCGAGAACCTAGAGGCTGCGGAATTCCTGCGTCAGGTTAACTCTGTCCTGTTCGGTTACTATCCGGGCGTGCTGTCGATCGCGGAGGAATCAACAGACTGGCCGATGGTGTCGTGGCCGACATATGTGGGCGGTTTGGGCTTCAACCTCAAGTGGAACATGGGTTGGATGCACGACATGTTGGACTACTTCCACATGGACCCTTGGTTCCGCCAGTTCCATCAGAACAACATCACCTTCAGCATGTGGTATTTTCACAGCGAAAACTACATGCTCGCGCTTTCCCACGACGAAATCGTCCACGGCAAGAGCAATATGCTCGGCAAAATGCCGGGTGACGAATGGCAAAAGTTTGCCAGTTTGCGTGCCCTCTACGGCTACATGTTTGCCCACCCCGGCAAGAAAACGCTGTTTTCTTGTATGGAATACGGGCAATGGAATGAATGGAATGTCTGGGCGGATTTGGATTGGTGGCTGCTTCAATTCGAACCGCACCAAAACCTCAAGCGATTCGTGGGCGACCTCAACGCACTGTATTGTCGCGAACCGGCATTGTACGAGCGCGACTTCGAGCGCGACGGTTTTGCTTGGATCGATTGCAGCGACAACCGCCACAGTGTTGTCTCGTTCTTGCGCCGCGGCAAGGATCCGGACGAACTCATCGTGGCTGTATGCAACTTTACACCCCAGCCCCACAGCCACTACCGCATTGGCGTGCCGGAGGCAGGTTTTTACAGCGAGTTGCTCAACAGCGACGCAGGTCAGTATGGCGGCAGCAACATGGGCAATATGGGCGGTAAGTGGACCGACGAATGGGCGTATCACAACCAGCCGTATTCGCTCGACTTGTGCTTGCCGCCGCTGGGCGTCCTGCTCTTTAAGCGCGATCGCGATCGCTCGGAAACGGTTGAGACCGAAGCTGAGAGCTAATACAGCTGCCTTACCGCTCTGCCGGTCGGTGTCAATTGCACGTTCGACTAAGTGGTAAGGTTGCTTGCCGAACTATCGGGTCTTGAGCGATCGCGTCTGGCTGCGTTCAGATTGTGACGGGCGACCGCACGAGACTCACGAAATTCGCAAGCAGCTGCAAGCCAGCGTGGGATGATTTTTCCGGATGGAACTGCGCGGCCATCACGTTGTCGATCGCGATCGCAGCGGTGACGGTTTGGGTGCCGTGGGTCACCGTAGCGGCATCAACCTGTTGCGGGTCCTGCGGGGCGACGTAGTAGGAGTGGACGAAGTACATCTGTGGGTGCAGTGGCATGTCTCGCCAGAGTGGATGCTGCGGCTGCACCAAATTCAGCGCGTTCCAACCCATGTGCGGGATGGCAATGCCCGGTTCCGGGTGAAAGTGCCGCACCGTTCCAGTAACGATGCCCAAACCAGGCTCGTTGCCTTCCTCGGATGAATCGCACAGCACCTGCATCCCCAAGCAAATGCCCAGAAATGGCTTACCCGAGGCGATCGCGGCTTTGATAGGTTGTTCTAGATCGCGCTCGCGCAGGCGGCGGGCGGCCGGATCGAAGGAGCCGACACCGGGCAGGACGACGGCATCGGCGTGCAAAATGACCTCGGCATCGGCGGTGACCTGGGGCATTGCACCCGCGCGTTCCAGTCCCTTGCACGCCGAATGCAAGTTGCCCATGTCGTAGTCGATGACGGCAATCGTCGGCACGATCGTCCTCCTTCTCGGGATTGGTTGTGGTAGTGTCTCCCATCTTCGCACTGCATCTCCGCACTGCCTAGGAGATTTGGAACGGCGATCGCGCTGCCACCCTCCAAAACAGCCCAGCGACAGACCCAGCTGCACGCCCAGTCGGAACGTAGCGTCGGAACAAACCTCATCCCGATGACGGAGTCTAATTCCATCCCCGTAACCATCCCGTCCTGCCAGTTTGCCCTTCACCGAGCCGATTTGGCAGGTGCTGCACGCCACACTTCAATCCGGCTAAACCTTAACTGCCGGAATTTCAAGCCTGTGGGGCAACTGCAGGCGGACGGCCCGCGACCCGATTCACGCAACCCGATTCAAACGTTTGACAGAACGATCGCGTCGAGCGAGCGGCAACGGGGCGATCGCATTCGGCGAGTCGCATGCAGATTTGTGATAATCGAAGGAATTCGTTCGCAAACACGGTCGGAATGTTCACGATTGACTTAACCCTGAAGTATTCGCCCCTGCCGCTGTCGGTTCAGCGTAAAGAACAAGAGGGCGCTGAGGCTCTGTACCAACAGATTACGGCTGCGATGCGCGGCGAGCCGACCTTGCTGGAGCTGACCTGCGAGAAAGACGATGGCAAAAAGATCGCGGTCTTCAGCGACCAGATTAGCGGCGTCATTCTCTCGCAAAAAACTGGAGCGGCTGCAGCCGGACGCGCACCCGGTTTCTTCACCCCCACGGACGATCGCACCTAGAATCGAGCATGAGCGAACCGGCAATTCGCACGCGCGATCTGGGATTTCGGTGGCGACGTTCGACGCCCGTCCTTCAGGGCTGCACGCTTAACGTGCCGCAGGGCGAGTTTTGGATGCTGTTGGGCACGAATGGGAGCGGTAAGTCCACACTTCTGCGCTTACTGGCAGGGATTTTGACGCCCCAAACAGGCGAGCTGGACGTATTGCCGCCGTTGGGCTTTGTCTTCCAGAACCCCGATCACCAGCTCGTGATGCCGACGGTGGGTTCGGATGTGGCCTTCGGACTTGCCGCCGAACGGTTGACCTTCGTGCAAGTGCGCGCGCGGGTCCGAGAAGCCCTGACTGCGGTGGGGTTGCTCGACCTCGAACGGCGGCCGATCTACGCTCTCAGCGGCGGTCAGAAGCAGCGCGTGGCGATCGCGGGCGCGATTGCCCGTCACTGCCAGGTGTTGTTACTAGACGAACCAACGGCACTGCTGGACCCGGACGCGCAACTGGATCTCGTCGCTCAAGTCCGCGAACTCGTGCGATCGCGCGGCTTGACGGCTTTGTGGGTAACCCACCGCCTTGAAGAACTAGATTACTGCGACGGCGCGATCTTGCTCGAACGCGGCTGTGTTGCCGACCGCGGCGACCCCCATCGCTTGCGCCAGCGCCTCGAATGCCAGCAAGCGCCGCTCTAGGGTCGGTCTGAATTGATGCGATCTACTGCACCTTCTGACGTTGAGTTGAAAAGAATTTCTTGACTTTCTCGGACTCAGAAAGGCGAAGGGTGCGTGCTGGTTTGATACCGAATCGGAACCTATGATGTAGCAGCAGGCGATCGGCGGCCTGTGAAGAGTTTTCGCAGCGCGCCGAGCGGACCGCGCTCCTTCCACGGCAGCGCATCTGCACCGGCGTTACCCAGCGCCTGCGTGATGCGATCGAGCACGATCGCCAGGATGACGATGCTGATGCCTCCCACGCCGGCCAGACCGATATCCAAGCGACCGATGCCGCGGTTGACCATTTGCCCGAGACCCCCGACAGCAATCAGCGATGCAATGACGACCATTGAAAGTGCCAGCATCAGCGATTGATTGATGCCTGCCAAGATCGTCGGCATGGCCAGAGGTACCTGTACCTGCCAGAGAGTTTGGCGCGGCGTTGCTCCGAAGGCACGCGAGGCTTCGACAACATCGCTCGGAACGCCGCGGATGCCGATGTTCGTCAGACGAATCAGCGGCGGCACTGCAAAGACGAAGGTGACGATCGTACCCGGCACTTCGCCTGTACCGAAGAGCATTACCACGGGGACCAAGTATACGAACGCGGGGAGCGTCTGCATCGCGTCTAGCACCGGGCGAGCTGCCCGTTCGGCATGCTTGTTGCTAGCCGTCCAAATTCCCAGAGGAATTCCCACAACCGCACACAAAATCACCGCAGTCAGAATCAACGATAGCGTCACCATCGCGTCATCCCATGCTCCGATCGCGCCGACGACGGCCATTGCTACCACGCTGAAGATTGCCGTGTTGCGACCGGCAATTTGCCACGCGATCGTCAGTAGTCCCATCAGAAGGGTGAGGGGGTGGACGGCATCGACGAAGAACCACTGGATGCCGTTCAAGACGATGCGAATGCTGTCGCTTAGAACTTGGAAAAACGGCCGACAATACTGGACGATGATGTCAACAATGACAAACTCGAGCCACCGATCGAGTGGAATTAGCGCGTCATTCCCAAACGGCCATAGCTCGGCAGGAAGGGGAGTTGCACTCAGTGAAGAAAACAGCTCGATGGCGACATCAGACACGATTAAAGAGTCTCCTGGCTTCTACGGGAGAAGGTGTCGGGGCAGCGATCGCAGGACGGCAAGACTTCGGATTTGGCTGGGAGGACCGTATTGCATGCAGAGCTGCGTGGGGGTCTTTTAGATAATCGCCTGAGGTTTGGCAGCTGCAACTGCCGCGATCTCTTCGGCGACCGCGCGCTGGCTGAGGCGACCGATGCTGCCTAAGATGTCGGCTGGATCGACGACCCCTGCCAATTGACCGGATTCGTCAACGATCGCAACGGGGAGGCCGAAGCGACCGAGGTGCGCCACCTCCTCGATCGATGCCGAAGCAGTCGCCTGTGGAAATTCTGCGCGCAGTACCGTGCGGATGTCCTCGCAACCGCCTGCCAAGGCCGCGGCTAGCGCCCGGGCTTCAACGATGCCGGCGGGTCGGCCGGTGCTATCGACGAGGTAGGTCTGTTGGCGATCGCAGTCTTGCAGGTGCTCTAGGGCTTCCCGGACCGAACTCTCGCCGAGGACAATCGGCTGGACGATACGGACGATCGAACCGGTTTTAAGCACCTGCGCGCGATTGACATCGAGCATGAAATCGCGGATGTAATCATTCACCGGATGGGTGACTAGTTCTTCTGGGGTTCCTACCTGCTCGAATGCGCCCGCCTGCATCACAGCTACGCGATCGCCGATTTTGAGCGCCTCGTGAATGTCGTGGGACACGAACACGATCGTTTTGTGTAGCTCGCTTTGCAGGCGGAGTAGCTCCGCTTGCATGTCGCGGCGGATCAGCGGGTCGAGGGCGCCGAAGGCTTCGTCCATAAGCAGTACATCTGCTTCCGTCGCTAGCGCCCTTGCCAGGCCTACGCGTTGCTGCATACCACCGCTCAACTCCGCAGGCAAGCGGTCGGCCCACTGGCTCAAGCCCACGACCTCGAGAGTTTCTAGCGCGCGTCGTCGCCGTTCGCGTGCGGCCATACCGCGCACGGTCAGACCGTACTCGGCATTTTCAGCAACGGTCAAGTGCGGAAAGAGGGCAAACTTCTGGAAGACCATTGCCATCTTCGTGCGGCGGATATCTCGCAGGCGATCGGGCTCGGCATGGGTAATATCCTCGCCATCGAGATAAACGGTGCCGCTGGTCGGTTCGATCAAGCGATTGAGACAGCGCAGCAGCGTCGATTTACCCGACCCCGACAGTCCCATGATGACGAACAGTTCTCCGGGCTGAATTGCAAAAGAAACGCCTGCAACACCGAGAACGTCGCCGGTTTGCTCCAAAATCGACTCGCACGTACCGCCTGCCCGGAACAATTCCAGTGCCGACCGCGGTTTCTTGCCGAAGATTTTGACCAAGCTCTCGACGCGAATCTTCGGCTCGGAACTGCCCATCACTGCGCTCTCAAAATTCTACTAGCTGCAAGCCCCCGACATCGCGAACAACATCAATCCAGCTGCCGCTCTTGCCGCTAAAACCTTCGTTGCACGATTCTATCACCGCATTCCGCAGGCTCCAGACACGGGTTCGCTCCAGGGTGACAGGCAGGTCAACGAAACCCCGGAGCGCATCAAACAGGGCGGTGGTTGGGGGCGCTAGAGCGAGGAGTTATAGAGAAGAGATCGAAAGCATCGTCGCTCAAGGTAATCGAACTCTCCAACGCTCGACGGACCGCGTGCATTAGCGACTTGCTTGGAGAACCAACTCCTTTTGCTCCCGTGCGGCGATCAGAATGTCTCCATCGGCGGCGATGTCTGCAACAGCTATATTGCCGGCACGTAGGGCGTCGGCCAAAATCGCTTCTGCCAGTCGATCCTCCAGCATGTGTGTCAGCGCCCGGCGCAACGGACGCGCCCCATACGCTGGATCGAATCCGACCTCGATAGCACGAGCCTTGAACGCTGCGGTAACCTCAAGGCCGATGTCTTGCTGCTCGTGTAAGCGCGTGCGGATGTCCTCGAGAATAAGGTCGGCAATGCGTGCCAATTCGTCGCGGAGGAGCTGTCGGAAGACAACTACTTCATCGAGGCGGTTGATGAACTCGGGCCGGAAAGTATTCTTCAACTCCTCGTTGACGCGATCGCGGATGCGCTGATAGCGAGCGCTGTCGGCGTCAGTTGCCAACTCGAAGCCCAAACCGCCACCGCCTTTTTCGATCGCCTTCGAGCCG is part of the Rubidibacter lacunae KORDI 51-2 genome and encodes:
- a CDS encoding Mini-ribonuclease 3 — translated: MSAAARDDATPDVVSSRALPTDGDAREFLSVQLDCLRAGFDTDPTSALAAQRLSPAVLAYLGDAVYEVCARSRYLLPPKRLSDYHRLVVSAVRAETQAERLQTLEPYLNADERDILRRGRNAASGRPRRLSPLIYQQATSLETLIGYLFLCDRERLLQVLQWLDLCA
- a CDS encoding STAS domain-containing protein, whose protein sequence is MTVSLRGTREVKDNIQIFRLTGLLDAFSEPALRKTIGTFIEEENAPKHVILVLAQIDFIDSSGLGALVQLVKLAQTAGGSLQVVTNARVTQTVKLVRLEKFLSLKPTLEDAIAQAETQ
- the carA gene encoding glutamine-hydrolyzing carbamoyl-phosphate synthase small subunit, producing the protein MVALADVKPALLVLADGTVFRGRAFGATGTAIGEVVFNTGMTGYQEVLTDPSYRGQIITFTYPELGNTGVNDEDEESAQPHVRGVVARNLCRTPSNWRMQRTLDAYLQENSIPGIYGIDTRALTRILRSSGAMNGAISNTVLDADELLRKVQAAPCMEGLNLVNEVTTKDIYEWSDPTDGIWEYRPTDAVGGGSPLTVVAIDFGVKRNILRRLASYGCRVIVVPAGTPPEDILKYEPDGIFLSNGPGDPAVVGDGIATTRALLAADKPIFGICMGHQIVGLSLGGETFKLKFGHRGLNQPCGLSQHVEITSQNHGFALREESLGPDVEITHLNLNDRTVAGLRHKTLPIFSVQYHPEASPGPHDADYLFAQFVSMMRDRTAENLSSSATAR
- the trpD gene encoding anthranilate phosphoribosyltransferase codes for the protein MVQDDAIATDWSGLLQQLLDRQSLTREQAAKLMRGWLDEAIPPVLSGAILAAIQAKGVSAFELAGMAQVLQAQSRQAEAIAHTAPVIDTCGTGGDGAGTFNISTAVAFVAAAAGIEVAKHGNRSASSKVGSADVLESLGVNLTATPDAARAALAAVGITFLFAPGWHPAMKAVVPLRKTLKVRTAFNLLGPLVNPLHPTGQVLGVFDSGLVDTVAQALRELGMERAIVLHGRERLDEAGLADATDLAVLDRGEIALSVLDPQALGLATAPTGALHGGEVEENAAILTAVLQGKGTAAQQDVVALNASLALQVGGVVTLGAHREGCDRARELLKSGAAWEKLQALVQFLSNQDNT
- a CDS encoding universal stress protein, translating into MGYNKVLAALDRSPESQEVFARARVVAASDEAELMLLNTIPFGEDGIGTYGTLYGQSGLINSQLLQDHIERSVAESEEWLQSFRKEAEKNGVINVSAEWRMGEAGHWIVDVADTWGADLIVIGRRGRRGVAELLLGSVSNYVVHNAPCSVLVVQGSPVAVN
- a CDS encoding pentapeptide repeat-containing protein, whose amino-acid sequence is MEVSELLSRYAAGQRKFANVDLSGRNLWGADLVDIVLEGANLQGASLTFAYLTGADFTGADFTGAVLGGANLNQACLHAACLHNADFHGASLAKADLGDANLSLASLLDANLCEADLRGANLTRANLNGACLRSANLREEQRKIVKLTHATLRKADLREANLRHADLSGVDLRGANVQGGNLRGADLAAADLSYADFKRAMCADANFYRAQMRGSDLAAANLERAVLSGANLSGADLRNAIARDAKFDDANLSEAILVAAKLNRADLQRANLSEADLQEAVLIEAYLARTQFRNTDLTAANFLRAELSSVDLTGTILSETTMPDGTVQY
- the glgB gene encoding 1,4-alpha-glucan branching enzyme; the encoded protein is MVAPEQVDRIVWNLHHDPFEILGPHLVDSDDSTRGWVVRAYLPQAEAAWVVRPDARREYPMQSVHNPHFFECEIPVPDLANYQLRVKEAERERVIYDPYAFRSPKLSEFDLHLFSEGNHHRIYEKLGAHVTTIDGVSGVYFAVWAPNARNVSVLGDFNSWDGRKHQMRKRNFSVWELFVPDATYGASYKYEIKNWEGHIYEKTDPYGFHQEVRPKTASVVADLEDYSWNDSEWLEQRRHTDPLSKPVSVYEVHLGSWLHTSIDDPVRSLNDNVAPVQVSDYKPGARFLTYYELADKLIPYVKELGFTHVELLPIAEHPFDGSWGYQVTGYYAPTSRFGTPQDFMYFVDKCHENGIGVIVDWVPGHFPKDGHGLAFFDGTHLYEHGDPRKGEHKEWGTLVFNYSRNEVRNFLVANAVFWFDKYHIDGIRVDAVASMLYLDYQRKQGEWVANEYGGRENLEAAEFLRQVNSVLFGYYPGVLSIAEESTDWPMVSWPTYVGGLGFNLKWNMGWMHDMLDYFHMDPWFRQFHQNNITFSMWYFHSENYMLALSHDEIVHGKSNMLGKMPGDEWQKFASLRALYGYMFAHPGKKTLFSCMEYGQWNEWNVWADLDWWLLQFEPHQNLKRFVGDLNALYCREPALYERDFERDGFAWIDCSDNRHSVVSFLRRGKDPDELIVAVCNFTPQPHSHYRIGVPEAGFYSELLNSDAGQYGGSNMGNMGGKWTDEWAYHNQPYSLDLCLPPLGVLLFKRDRDRSETVETEAES